Proteins found in one Bacillus subtilis subsp. subtilis str. 168 genomic segment:
- the suhB gene encoding inositol monophosphatase / 5' nucleotidase (purine nucleoside monophosphate) (Evidence 1a: Function from experimental evidences in the studied strain; PubMedId: 11914086, 16682444, 22333191, 27784292; Product type e: enzyme) yields the protein MTNWTEIDEIAKKWIREAGARITQSMHESLTIETKSNPNDLVTNIDKETEKFFIDRIQETFPGHRILGEEGQGDKIHSLEGVVWIIDPIDGTMNFVHQQRNFAISIGIFENGEGKIGLIYDVVHDELYHAFSGRGAYMNETKLAPLKETVIEEAILAINATWVTENRRIDQSVLAPLVKRVRGTRSYGSAALELANVAAGRIDAYITMRLAPWDYAAGCVLLNEVGGTYTTIEGEPFTFLENHSVLAGNPSIHKTIFEEYLHARK from the coding sequence ATGACAAATTGGACGGAAATCGATGAGATTGCAAAGAAATGGATAAGAGAAGCAGGCGCGAGAATTACACAATCCATGCATGAAAGCCTGACAATTGAAACGAAATCAAATCCGAATGATTTAGTCACCAATATTGACAAAGAAACCGAAAAGTTTTTCATTGATCGAATTCAAGAAACATTTCCGGGACATCGGATACTCGGTGAAGAGGGGCAAGGAGACAAAATCCACTCACTTGAGGGAGTCGTATGGATTATTGATCCGATTGATGGGACGATGAATTTTGTGCACCAGCAAAGAAATTTTGCGATTTCCATTGGGATTTTTGAAAACGGTGAAGGTAAAATCGGTTTAATTTATGATGTGGTGCACGATGAGTTGTATCACGCATTTAGCGGCAGAGGAGCTTATATGAATGAAACGAAGCTGGCTCCATTAAAAGAAACCGTCATTGAAGAAGCGATTCTTGCCATTAATGCAACATGGGTAACGGAAAACAGAAGAATTGATCAAAGTGTGTTAGCGCCACTTGTGAAAAGAGTCAGAGGCACACGCTCCTACGGTTCTGCCGCTTTAGAGCTGGCAAATGTCGCGGCAGGAAGAATAGATGCTTACATCACGATGCGGCTTGCGCCATGGGACTACGCAGCCGGCTGTGTGCTGTTAAATGAAGTAGGAGGCACCTATACGACCATTGAAGGAGAGCCGTTTACCTTTTTAGAAAACCACAGTGTGCTAGCCGGAAACCCATCTATACATAAAACGATATTTGAAGAGTATCTTCATGCTCGGAAGTAG
- the ylaB gene encoding hypothetical protein (Evidence 5: Unknown function; PubMedId : 16501307), with product MNHKEKESVFVDLYDLYKEGELEDESMEWMKQHESLFQKNAEDLKSKTCLKRSPGAEEESQIRYMKVYLSSMYICFILLAIWMTVWFYF from the coding sequence ATGAATCATAAAGAAAAAGAGTCTGTTTTTGTAGACTTATACGACCTGTATAAAGAAGGAGAGCTAGAGGATGAATCAATGGAATGGATGAAACAGCATGAATCCCTATTTCAAAAGAATGCGGAAGACTTAAAGAGTAAAACTTGTTTAAAGAGAAGTCCCGGTGCTGAAGAAGAAAGCCAAATCAGATATATGAAAGTATACCTGTCTTCCATGTATATCTGTTTCATTTTATTGGCCATTTGGATGACGGTGTGGTTTTATTTTTAA
- the ylaF gene encoding hypothetical protein (Evidence 4: Unknown function but conserved in other organisms) — translation MKKMNWLLLLFAFAAVFSIMLIGVFIAEKSPAGIIASIVLVCAVMGGGFTLKKKMREQGLLD, via the coding sequence ATGAAAAAAATGAATTGGCTTTTACTATTATTTGCATTTGCAGCGGTTTTCAGCATTATGCTGATCGGCGTCTTTATCGCTGAAAAAAGCCCTGCAGGCATTATCGCCAGCATTGTACTTGTTTGCGCTGTCATGGGCGGCGGATTTACATTAAAAAAGAAAATGCGCGAACAAGGCTTGCTTGATTAA
- the nprE gene encoding extracellular neutral metalloprotease (Evidence 1a: Function from experimental evidences in the studied strain; PubMedId: 2128597, 6090407, 8436952, 15205417, 26728191; Product type e: enzyme), whose protein sequence is MGLGKKLSVAVAASFMSLSISLPGVQAAEGHQLKENQTNFLSKNAIAQSELSAPNDKAVKQFLKKNSNIFKGDPSKRLKLVESTTDALGYKHFRYAPVVNGVPIKDSQVIVHVDKSDNVYAVNGELHNQSAAKTDNSQKVSSEKALALAFKAIGKSPDAVSNGAAKNSNKAELKAIETKDGSYRLAYDVTIRYVEPEPANWEVLVDAETGSILKQQNKVEHAAATGSGTTLKGATVPLNISYEGGKYVLRDLSKPTGTQIITYDLQNRQSRLPGTLVSSTTKTFTSSSQRAAVDAHYNLGKVYDYFYSNFKRNSYDNKGSKIVSSVHYGTQYNNAAWTGDQMIYGDGDGSFFSPLSGSLDVTAHEMTHGVTQETANLIYENQPGALNESFSDVFGYFNDTEDWDIGEDITVSQPALRSLSNPTKYNQPDNYANYRNLPNTDEGDYGGVHTNSGIPNKAAYNTITKLGVSKSQQIYYRALTTYLTPSSTFKDAKAALIQSARDLYGSTDAAKVEAAWNAVGL, encoded by the coding sequence GTGGGTTTAGGTAAGAAATTGTCTGTTGCTGTCGCTGCTTCGTTTATGAGTTTATCAATCAGCCTGCCAGGTGTTCAGGCTGCTGAAGGTCATCAGCTTAAAGAGAATCAAACAAATTTCCTCTCCAAAAACGCGATTGCGCAATCAGAACTCTCTGCACCAAATGACAAGGCTGTCAAGCAGTTTTTGAAAAAGAACAGCAACATTTTTAAAGGTGACCCTTCCAAAAGGCTGAAGCTTGTTGAAAGCACGACTGATGCCCTTGGATACAAGCACTTTCGATATGCGCCTGTCGTTAACGGAGTGCCAATTAAAGATTCGCAAGTGATCGTTCACGTCGATAAATCCGATAATGTCTATGCGGTCAATGGTGAATTACACAATCAATCTGCTGCAAAAACAGATAACAGCCAAAAAGTCTCTTCTGAAAAAGCGCTGGCACTCGCTTTCAAAGCTATCGGCAAATCACCAGACGCTGTTTCTAACGGAGCGGCCAAAAACAGCAATAAAGCCGAATTAAAAGCGATAGAAACAAAAGACGGCAGCTATCGTCTTGCTTACGACGTGACGATTCGCTATGTCGAGCCTGAACCTGCAAACTGGGAAGTCTTAGTTGACGCCGAAACAGGCAGCATTTTAAAACAGCAAAATAAAGTAGAACATGCCGCCGCCACTGGAAGCGGAACAACGCTAAAGGGCGCAACTGTTCCTTTGAACATCTCTTATGAAGGCGGAAAATATGTTCTAAGAGATCTTTCAAAACCAACAGGCACCCAAATCATCACATATGATTTGCAAAACAGACAAAGCCGCCTTCCGGGCACGCTTGTCTCAAGCACAACGAAAACATTTACATCTTCATCACAGCGGGCAGCCGTTGACGCACACTATAACCTCGGTAAAGTGTACGATTATTTTTATTCAAACTTTAAACGAAACAGCTATGATAACAAAGGCAGTAAAATCGTTTCTTCCGTTCACTACGGCACTCAATACAATAACGCTGCATGGACAGGAGACCAGATGATTTACGGTGATGGCGACGGTTCATTCTTCTCTCCGCTTTCCGGCTCATTAGATGTGACAGCGCATGAAATGACACATGGCGTCACCCAAGAAACAGCCAACTTGATTTATGAAAATCAGCCAGGTGCATTAAACGAGTCTTTCTCTGACGTATTCGGGTATTTTAACGATACAGAAGACTGGGACATCGGTGAAGACATTACGGTCAGCCAGCCTGCTCTTCGCAGCCTGTCCAACCCTACAAAATACAACCAGCCTGACAATTACGCCAATTACCGAAACCTTCCAAACACAGATGAAGGCGATTATGGCGGTGTACACACAAACAGCGGAATTCCAAACAAAGCCGCTTACAACACCATCACAAAACTTGGTGTATCTAAATCACAGCAAATCTATTACCGTGCGTTAACAACGTACCTCACGCCTTCTTCCACGTTCAAAGATGCCAAGGCAGCTCTCATTCAGTCTGCCCGTGACCTCTACGGCTCAACTGATGCCGCTAAAGTTGAAGCAGCCTGGAATGCTGTTGGATTGTAA
- the sigQ gene encoding anti-SigP(YlaC) sigma factor (Evidence 1a: Function from experimental evidences in the studied strain; PubMedId: 16501307, 16728958, 20817771; Product type r: regulator) — MTCFLVRDLLPLYLEGDCKRETEHVIEEHLKMCSSCRDMYDTMAEPFELESEQAVEEAYLPEEELRFKQRYYGLLIMKAACWFGAAVAMMLIIKLLI; from the coding sequence ATGACCTGCTTTCTAGTAAGAGACCTGCTTCCTCTGTATCTTGAAGGTGATTGTAAAAGAGAAACGGAACACGTTATAGAAGAGCATTTAAAAATGTGCAGCAGCTGCAGAGACATGTATGACACGATGGCTGAGCCATTTGAATTGGAAAGCGAACAGGCCGTTGAGGAGGCTTATCTGCCGGAAGAAGAACTGCGTTTTAAACAGAGGTACTATGGATTACTGATCATGAAAGCTGCCTGCTGGTTTGGAGCGGCGGTTGCCATGATGCTGATCATCAAACTGCTGATATAA
- the sigP gene encoding RNA polymerase ECF-type sigma factor (Evidence 1a: Function from experimental evidences in the studied strain; PubMedId: 16501307, 16728958, 20817771; Product type r: regulator): MKHRDSIEDLYRQYYQEILNYLFRRTHHLETAKDLAQDTFVKALNGLASFRGHSSIRTWLYTIAHHTFINWYRRDVKYQFTEISKNEGLTQTTYDQPEQYLSRTVKSETLRQELLKLKDQHQSVLILREFQELSYEEIAEILGWSLSKVNTTLHRARLELKKNMTKSREEERI, encoded by the coding sequence ATGAAGCATAGGGATTCCATTGAGGACTTGTATCGGCAGTATTATCAAGAAATTTTAAATTATTTATTCAGAAGGACTCATCATCTTGAAACAGCCAAGGACTTAGCGCAGGACACGTTTGTAAAAGCTCTTAACGGTCTGGCTTCGTTTAGGGGGCATTCTTCCATCAGAACATGGCTCTACACCATTGCGCATCATACCTTTATCAATTGGTACCGAAGGGATGTCAAATACCAATTTACTGAAATCAGCAAAAATGAAGGGTTAACGCAAACAACTTATGACCAGCCTGAACAGTATCTGTCACGGACGGTGAAAAGCGAAACACTGCGGCAGGAGCTCCTGAAGTTAAAAGATCAGCATCAATCCGTTTTGATTTTAAGAGAATTCCAAGAGCTTTCTTATGAAGAAATCGCTGAGATATTAGGATGGAGTCTTTCTAAGGTGAATACCACATTGCACCGGGCTAGATTAGAGCTAAAGAAAAACATGACGAAAAGTAGAGAGGAGGAGCGGATATGA
- the ykzI gene encoding conserved general stress protein (Evidence 4: Unknown function but conserved in other organisms), whose amino-acid sequence MRQVVKEGFKEEKNNRVAVWRLEVDYELATLYEAMQKENEEQIEQSKNKLERLRKEWIRLNG is encoded by the coding sequence ATGAGGCAAGTTGTAAAAGAGGGATTTAAGGAAGAGAAAAACAATCGTGTTGCTGTCTGGAGACTAGAGGTTGATTATGAATTGGCAACCCTATATGAAGCAATGCAGAAAGAAAATGAAGAGCAGATTGAACAAAGCAAAAACAAACTTGAGCGACTTAGAAAAGAATGGATTCGTCTTAACGGGTAA
- the ylaE gene encoding hypothetical protein (Evidence 3: Putative function from multiple computational evidences; Product type f: factor) produces the protein MKKTFVKKAMLTTAAMTSAALLTFGPDAASAKTPVDNTAVQLQHQASTNEDLNTFIDILNQCIYEQDGVYYFDSEKAVELGMTKEEAQVIATLWESTSEFFSIVSQCVYLEDGNYKFDTEKAVELGFTEKEALALEQFFSAVSLKIHILQAAIVLQDDVYSYDKDAALQAGATPLQADVYEKLFSALSQEQLAAIYDMIHPQA, from the coding sequence ATGAAGAAAACATTTGTAAAAAAAGCTATGTTAACGACTGCCGCAATGACCTCAGCTGCTCTATTAACGTTCGGTCCTGATGCAGCCAGCGCAAAAACACCGGTTGATAACACTGCTGTTCAACTCCAGCATCAGGCGAGCACTAACGAAGATCTCAATACATTCATTGATATATTAAATCAATGTATATACGAACAAGACGGTGTATATTATTTTGACAGCGAAAAAGCTGTCGAGTTAGGAATGACAAAAGAAGAGGCTCAGGTAATTGCTACACTCTGGGAATCGACATCAGAATTTTTCAGCATTGTTTCACAATGTGTGTATCTCGAGGATGGAAATTACAAATTTGATACAGAAAAAGCAGTTGAACTTGGCTTCACAGAAAAAGAAGCACTTGCACTTGAACAATTTTTCTCCGCTGTTTCTCTCAAGATTCACATTCTTCAAGCAGCCATTGTGCTACAAGATGATGTGTACAGCTATGATAAAGACGCAGCGCTACAAGCAGGTGCAACGCCACTGCAAGCTGACGTTTATGAAAAACTCTTCAGTGCCCTGTCACAAGAACAGCTTGCCGCTATTTACGATATGATTCATCCCCAGGCTTAA
- the yktD gene encoding putative AdoMet-dependent methyltransferase (Evidence 3: Putative function from multiple computational evidences; PubMedId: 17928718; Product type e: enzyme), protein MRKNESSLTSLISAFARAYHSRYDTPLIFDDFIAKDLINEKEFIDISKNMIQEISFFNKEIAERLQNDPEKILKWVAQIQLSPTPLARASYCEKVLHNELILGAKQYVILGAGLDTFCFRHPELENSLQVFEVDHPATQQLKKNKLKDANLTIPGHLHFVPMDFTKTFSYDPLLDEGFKNTKTFFSLLGVSYYVTREENASLISNLFSHVPPGSSIVFDYADETLFTAKGTSNRVEHMVKMAAASGEPMKSCFTYQEIEHLLESSGLLIYEHLSPDDINDLFFSNRKDNLSAFETIHYIHAVKK, encoded by the coding sequence ATGAGGAAAAATGAGTCCAGCTTAACGTCTCTAATTTCAGCTTTTGCCCGTGCATATCACAGCCGATATGACACACCTCTTATTTTTGATGATTTTATCGCAAAAGATCTCATTAACGAAAAAGAGTTTATCGACATCAGTAAAAATATGATTCAAGAAATATCGTTTTTCAACAAAGAGATCGCCGAACGTCTTCAAAATGATCCTGAAAAAATATTAAAATGGGTTGCACAAATCCAGCTGTCTCCAACGCCCCTAGCACGTGCTTCTTATTGTGAAAAAGTCTTGCACAACGAATTAATCCTGGGGGCAAAACAGTATGTCATTCTTGGAGCGGGACTGGATACTTTCTGCTTTCGGCATCCAGAATTAGAAAACAGCTTACAGGTTTTCGAGGTTGATCATCCGGCCACACAGCAATTGAAAAAAAATAAGCTGAAGGATGCAAATCTGACAATTCCGGGTCATCTTCATTTTGTTCCTATGGATTTCACCAAAACGTTTTCGTATGATCCTCTCTTAGATGAAGGATTTAAAAACACAAAAACATTCTTCAGCCTTCTCGGAGTGTCTTATTATGTAACACGGGAAGAAAATGCAAGCTTGATCAGCAATTTATTTTCTCATGTCCCGCCTGGAAGCTCTATTGTTTTTGATTATGCGGACGAAACACTTTTTACAGCAAAAGGGACGTCGAATCGAGTTGAACATATGGTGAAGATGGCTGCCGCAAGCGGGGAACCGATGAAATCATGTTTCACTTATCAAGAGATTGAACATCTGTTAGAGTCATCTGGTTTACTGATCTATGAACATCTATCACCAGACGACATCAATGACCTTTTCTTTAGTAATCGAAAAGACAATTTGTCAGCGTTTGAAACGATTCATTATATTCATGCGGTAAAAAAATAA
- the ykzC gene encoding putative acyltransferase (Evidence 3: Putative function from multiple computational evidences; PubMedId: 11544224; Product type e: enzyme) produces MLEKLAEAHPVWKEEEFGDKDAEDYIISYSMYNGSWLVWEKDGMPVAVSYHLEWSPSNGKPWLGTVLIDPAEEKKGHAKMIIEQISKLLRAKHKAMFAGVPIERREWILFLSQCGFEQLKTEKDEKGKSFMILVKPLAEAAV; encoded by the coding sequence TTGTTAGAAAAGCTCGCGGAGGCTCATCCTGTATGGAAAGAGGAGGAGTTTGGAGATAAAGATGCAGAAGACTATATCATTTCCTACTCCATGTACAACGGTTCATGGCTTGTATGGGAAAAAGACGGTATGCCTGTTGCCGTCAGCTACCATCTCGAGTGGTCTCCTTCAAACGGTAAGCCGTGGCTCGGAACGGTCCTGATTGACCCGGCTGAAGAAAAAAAGGGACATGCGAAGATGATCATTGAACAGATCAGCAAATTGCTTAGAGCGAAACATAAAGCGATGTTTGCGGGAGTTCCCATTGAGCGCAGGGAATGGATACTGTTTTTAAGCCAATGCGGCTTTGAACAGCTGAAAACGGAAAAAGATGAGAAAGGCAAATCATTTATGATCTTGGTGAAGCCTTTAGCAGAAGCTGCCGTATGA
- the bipA gene encoding ribosome-associated GTPase (Evidence 2a: Function from experimental evidences in other organisms; PubMedId: 11683274, 12399512, 9642082, 25135187, 26283392; Product type e: enzyme): MKLRNDLRNIAIIAHVDHGKTTLVDQLLHQAGTFRANEQVAERAMDSNDLERERGITILAKNTAINYKDTRINILDTPGHADFGGEVERIMKMVDGVVLVVDAYEGCMPQTRFVLKKALEQNLNPVVVVNKIDRDFARPEEVIDEVLDLFIELDANEEQLEFPVVYASAINGTASLDPKQQDENMEALYETIIKHVPAPVDNAEEPLQFQVALLDYNDYVGRIGIGRVFRGTMKVGQQVSLMKLDGTAKSFRVTKIFGFQGLKRVEIEEAKAGDLVAVSGMEDINVGETVCPVDHQDPLPVLRIDEPTLQMTFVVNNSPFAGREGKYVTARKIEERLQSQLQTDVSLRVEPTASPDAWVVSGRGELHLSILIENMRREGYELQVSKPEVIIKEIDGVRCEPVERVQIDVPEEHTGSVMESMGARKGEMVDMINNGNGQVRLIFTVPSRGLIGYSTEFLSLTRGFGILNHTFDSYQPMQAGQVGGRRQGVLVSMENGKATSYGIQGIEDRGVIFVEPGTEVYEGMIVGEHNRDNDLVVNVSKMKQQTNVRSATKDQTTTIKKARIMSLEESLEYLNEDEYCEVTPESIRLRKKILNKNEREKAAKKKKTAGLS; the protein is encoded by the coding sequence GTGAAACTTCGAAATGATCTTCGCAACATCGCGATTATTGCCCACGTTGACCATGGGAAAACGACTCTAGTCGATCAGCTTTTACATCAGGCTGGTACGTTCCGTGCCAACGAACAGGTTGCTGAACGCGCAATGGACTCTAATGATCTTGAACGCGAACGCGGCATTACAATATTGGCGAAAAATACTGCGATTAACTATAAAGATACACGTATCAATATTTTGGACACCCCTGGACATGCAGACTTTGGGGGAGAAGTAGAACGGATTATGAAAATGGTTGACGGCGTAGTGCTTGTCGTTGACGCATATGAAGGCTGTATGCCTCAAACTCGTTTTGTTCTGAAAAAAGCTCTTGAGCAAAACCTGAACCCTGTTGTTGTTGTAAACAAAATTGACCGTGACTTTGCTCGTCCAGAGGAAGTTATCGATGAAGTTCTGGATCTGTTCATTGAGCTTGATGCCAATGAAGAGCAGCTCGAGTTCCCAGTGGTATATGCTTCCGCGATTAATGGAACAGCGAGTCTTGATCCGAAACAACAGGATGAAAACATGGAAGCTTTATATGAAACCATTATTAAGCATGTTCCGGCACCTGTTGATAATGCAGAGGAGCCGCTTCAATTCCAAGTTGCCCTTCTTGACTACAACGACTATGTAGGCCGTATCGGAATCGGACGCGTATTCCGCGGCACAATGAAAGTCGGACAGCAGGTTTCTCTTATGAAGCTTGACGGAACGGCAAAGTCATTCCGTGTTACAAAGATTTTTGGTTTCCAAGGCTTAAAGCGTGTGGAAATTGAAGAAGCAAAAGCGGGAGACCTCGTTGCGGTTTCCGGGATGGAAGATATCAACGTTGGTGAAACGGTATGTCCTGTAGACCATCAAGATCCGCTTCCGGTCCTTCGCATTGATGAGCCGACACTTCAAATGACATTTGTCGTGAATAACAGTCCGTTTGCAGGCCGTGAAGGCAAATATGTAACGGCCCGCAAAATCGAAGAGCGTCTTCAATCACAGCTTCAGACGGATGTGAGCTTGCGTGTTGAGCCAACAGCTTCTCCTGATGCTTGGGTTGTTTCAGGACGCGGTGAGCTGCACTTGTCAATTTTAATTGAAAATATGCGTCGTGAGGGCTATGAGCTTCAAGTGTCAAAACCTGAAGTTATTATCAAAGAAATCGACGGCGTACGCTGTGAGCCTGTTGAACGTGTGCAAATTGATGTTCCTGAAGAGCATACTGGCTCTGTAATGGAATCAATGGGTGCCCGCAAAGGCGAAATGGTTGATATGATCAACAACGGAAACGGCCAAGTCCGTCTCATCTTTACAGTTCCTTCCCGCGGATTGATCGGTTACTCTACAGAATTCCTATCATTAACACGCGGATTCGGTATTTTGAACCATACGTTTGACAGCTACCAGCCGATGCAGGCAGGCCAAGTCGGCGGACGCCGTCAAGGTGTACTTGTGTCAATGGAAAACGGAAAAGCAACATCATACGGTATTCAAGGAATTGAAGACCGCGGTGTCATCTTCGTTGAGCCGGGTACTGAAGTATACGAAGGAATGATCGTTGGAGAGCATAACCGTGACAACGACCTTGTTGTTAACGTCAGCAAAATGAAACAGCAAACAAACGTCCGTTCTGCGACAAAGGATCAGACAACTACAATTAAAAAAGCGCGCATCATGTCTCTTGAGGAGTCTCTAGAGTACTTAAACGAAGATGAATATTGTGAAGTAACACCTGAATCCATCCGTTTAAGAAAGAAGATCCTCAATAAGAACGAACGTGAAAAAGCAGCTAAAAAGAAAAAAACAGCAGGATTGTCTTAA
- the ylaA gene encoding hypothetical protein (Evidence 4: Unknown function but conserved in other organisms; PubMedId: 16501307), with product MLFVLELFSHYVLHFERYFILSRQSTLLIQWSIVVLAGLYLLVHHPKINRQRTMFLAGVILRIVLLAGVSVELIHQVQSTNFTSAYLREDGKELLPLLHFLLYGYVLLTAFHYMLMPRDHGGKGKFYTFDLAVVSLPIVQMIFSFFSYWKEYPDGMEPIAFVFLFFIITLPIALNVVFFKLYWRTDKILLGLFYTLIIGLLVLLLAPYPNQISKDYGAVMPYTIYLAMAGFLMSYHLFQKSGKVYVRVNKWVTMAVMVFFVLLLNPIYNIGTAAFAVSKPANVHDSFNFVGEHISSEKAEQILKSFFPTDETLYLHDTNMDVHYFYSFESKGYKAEVDEVSQLIRNYEYLQKAHGKKLTNQEYKRKSIAFLERHGRVLHKDHIETKVSQEDGQTVVRIYLKNQLHKKDHADDGAVFYWEKETLMGFSEDPSIYQLDSLLHVHITEQDIHDKVEQMFTALNISKQPYQITDIESDSLLGSMVRVETKVGIVLEFEGESGCLHSLSLPMKKNISMANSRLQHQILSIFDARGSEKKKKSSQGDMVMYTDSSKTYEFVEAQGQLNVYVYSDTPDQSFPYTYRNGTLAYEKVASLYQDVIYKKRMRPIIVQRGDERHYAWLIIIQPFGSNRHDAYVVDGETQEVKSLYES from the coding sequence TTGTTGTTCGTGTTGGAGTTATTCAGTCATTATGTATTGCATTTCGAACGTTATTTTATATTAAGCAGACAAAGCACCCTGCTGATTCAATGGTCAATTGTTGTTCTGGCGGGCTTATATCTTTTGGTGCATCATCCCAAAATAAACCGGCAGCGCACAATGTTCTTGGCGGGTGTTATATTGCGGATTGTGCTGCTGGCGGGAGTGTCTGTTGAACTTATTCACCAGGTGCAATCAACAAACTTCACCAGCGCTTACTTAAGAGAGGACGGAAAAGAACTGCTGCCGCTGCTGCATTTTTTGTTATACGGATATGTGCTGCTGACGGCTTTTCACTATATGCTGATGCCGCGTGATCATGGCGGAAAGGGTAAGTTTTATACGTTCGACCTTGCTGTTGTCAGTTTGCCGATCGTACAAATGATTTTTAGTTTCTTTTCGTATTGGAAGGAATACCCGGATGGGATGGAGCCGATTGCATTCGTGTTTCTGTTTTTCATCATCACTCTTCCCATTGCGTTGAATGTAGTGTTTTTCAAGCTGTATTGGAGAACGGATAAGATCTTACTAGGCTTATTTTATACGCTGATTATCGGACTGCTTGTCTTGCTGCTTGCGCCATATCCCAATCAAATCTCAAAAGATTATGGTGCAGTAATGCCATATACGATTTATTTGGCAATGGCGGGATTTTTGATGAGCTATCATCTGTTCCAAAAGTCAGGAAAGGTTTATGTGCGTGTGAATAAGTGGGTGACGATGGCTGTCATGGTGTTTTTTGTCCTGCTGTTAAATCCGATATATAACATAGGAACGGCTGCTTTCGCTGTATCAAAGCCAGCAAATGTCCATGATTCATTCAATTTTGTCGGGGAGCACATTTCATCAGAAAAAGCGGAACAGATACTAAAGTCATTTTTTCCTACGGATGAAACACTTTATTTGCACGATACAAACATGGATGTGCATTATTTCTACTCATTTGAAAGCAAAGGTTACAAAGCTGAGGTAGATGAAGTATCGCAGCTAATTCGTAATTATGAATACTTACAAAAAGCACATGGGAAAAAGCTAACGAATCAGGAGTACAAGCGAAAGTCCATCGCTTTCCTTGAGCGACACGGACGTGTGTTACATAAGGATCATATCGAAACAAAGGTATCTCAAGAAGACGGCCAGACAGTCGTACGTATTTACCTGAAAAATCAACTTCATAAAAAAGATCATGCTGATGATGGCGCGGTATTTTATTGGGAAAAGGAAACCTTAATGGGGTTTAGTGAAGATCCTTCGATTTATCAGCTTGACTCTCTTCTGCATGTTCATATAACGGAACAAGACATTCACGACAAAGTGGAACAAATGTTTACAGCGCTGAACATATCAAAACAGCCTTATCAGATCACTGATATTGAAAGCGACAGCCTGCTTGGAAGCATGGTGAGAGTTGAAACAAAAGTTGGAATTGTTTTGGAATTTGAGGGCGAATCAGGTTGTTTACATAGTCTTTCGCTTCCGATGAAAAAGAATATCTCAATGGCTAACAGCCGGCTGCAGCATCAGATATTATCGATCTTCGATGCTCGTGGATCAGAAAAGAAGAAAAAAAGCAGTCAGGGTGACATGGTGATGTATACTGATTCTTCTAAAACATATGAGTTTGTTGAAGCTCAAGGTCAGCTAAACGTTTATGTATACAGCGATACACCTGATCAGTCATTCCCCTATACGTATCGTAATGGAACATTGGCTTACGAAAAAGTAGCTTCTCTATATCAGGATGTCATTTACAAAAAGCGTATGCGTCCGATTATCGTTCAAAGAGGGGATGAACGGCATTATGCATGGCTGATCATTATTCAGCCGTTTGGTTCAAATCGCCATGATGCCTATGTAGTGGATGGAGAAACACAAGAGGTGAAAAGTCTTTATGAATCATAA